The DNA window TGGCGGGATTCGCGCAGTATTTGCGATTGTTCATTACGAGATTACAGAAGGTATGCCGGATGGGAAAGGCGGTTTAAAATACGGACCGAAAGATATTGCTAGCCGTGAACAAGCTGCTGCTTTTATCTATCGCTTCTTGTTGGCTCATGAAAAAGCAAGTGTGCCACCGATTTTGCCAGACATACCAAATGATGGATCGTTGTATTATCTTGGGTATGTAGATAAAGGCGTACTCGTCAAACAGCAGTACGGTCATAAAGACTATCAGCTAGCGGTCGAATCGTTTAAAAAGGTTCCAACTGCACAAGTCATTTTCCATGGAGATGAAATCATTCAGATGAAGAGTGGATTGGCTTTTGGTAATCGAGTTTCAGGAAGCGGTACAAAAGAAGTGACCACCATTTATTATGATTCTCAATTCACCAAACAAGCTACATACATCGAACACGGCAGAGAATTGCGTTATATCGATTCAACTGAAGAATTTGTAAAAGTTCAAGTGGGTGGAACGATTGGGTATGCAAAACATAGCGAAGTGGATTTTGTTCCTTCAGAACTAATTACAAATCAAGACTATTACTTGAAAAACAAATGGGGAACGCTAGAGCATTACCAATACAATTACGTTAGTAAAACTCGCGCTAGCCATTCAATTGGGCCTGCGCCTTCAGAAATGGCTGAAGGAGTAAAATACTACAGCAAAGACGGGATACATTTTGCCAATGCAGCAGGAGTTACTCAGTTTGTTCACTACCCTTATTTCCAGTATCAATCTGTTCGCACAACTACCAATTACACTGCTGAACAGCTAGATCAATATGTGATGAGCAAACTAAAAGCAGTCACGACGAGTTCAGGAACATATAAAGATGCGGTAAACAAGTCGAAGTTAATTGGTACGGGTAAATATTTTATTGCGATGCAAAACAAATACAATGTCAACGCTTTGTTCATGCTATCTGCTGCCATGCACGAAAGTGCTTATGGCATGAGTGGCAATGCACAGACCAAAAACAATTTGTTCGGAATTCGTGTTTTTGACGGCTCTCCACATGAAGGCACGGTTTACTCTAAACCCGAAGCAAGTATCGATGCTTTTGCACGTGAGTACATGAACCGCAATTATGCAAATCCGCTCGGTGGCTATGCAAACGGAGCAAGTCCTGGCAACAAGACGACAGGCTTTAACGTTAGCTATGCTTCAGATCCGACATGGGGTGCGAAAGTAGCGGGACACATGTTCCGTGCAGATTTAGAATTAGGCAAAAAAGACATCGGGCAACACAAATTAGGCATTACCAATACCGCTTCAACAAACGTTCGAAACGCGCCAAACGGTCCGACGGTATTGTATCAATTCAAGCGTGGAAACCTAGGTGTCAACAATGCGTTTGGTTATCCTGTCGTCATTCTAGACACTCAAAAAGCAACGGATGGCTATACTTGGTACAAAGTCATTTCTGACTTGAATCCTGAGGCAGATACGAATAACGGTGTAGGGTGGATTCGTTCCGACTTAGTTGATCCTATTAATTGATATCGACAAATAAAAAACAAAAGGCGCGTTGGATAAAATCCAACACGCCTTTTGTTTTTTCGGGTCGTAGACAAAAGAATTTTTATAATCACTTCATCATTGATATATAAGACTCTGCGCTCCATGCTGACGCGATGTCAGTTGCCGAGGATGAAGCTTGAGCCTCCTGATCGCATTGTGCTCCAAATCCTTGAGAGAGTGCTTATGAAAACTAGATTCGGTGGTCAAACCGGTTGACTTATACACAGTTATTCATTTTGATTAGATATTTTTCTTTTTGCATACCACTTAATTCAAAATGACTCCTAACACTACTCCATCAGAATCGTCACTTTTTCAATCAATTCAATGTTCTCTTCCTCTAAATAAAGAAGTTTCGAATCAATCATGTCATCAAAATAGGCATTGCGTTCCATCCCCAGTTTTTCTAACAATAATTGCGTTTCCAGTAAATCCAGTAACGTCAGCTGAGGATAATCATCTCCGCTAAATGTCCCATCAGGACGCGCCTGGTACCAGAGATCCCCGTTTTCGCGAATCCATCCGCCAGCATTCTGACCGAATTCTTCGATGCCGCTCGTTACGCTTTCGGCTGCCTCTAAATAATCCTTATTTTCTGTATCCCCATAGGCCTGTAGCAAAATCTTTAAGCCGCCTAATTCGTGGTTTAACGAAGCATGCGTTAACGGCGTTTGGTCATCTTCATCAAAATAATCAACGATTAAAAATCCGCTAGCAGTAGGAAGTGTTTGTTCGGCGTTGATCTGCGTTAACAAATAATCAGCATAAGTTTCCACGGCTAACTCATTTTGCTCAATTTGGTCGTCATACAGTTCAGCAGTTTCATCCAAGTAAAATGCGACGTATTCGTTATAACGAGTATCCACATAAGGTGCCGTGACTTCATAAGCGTTTTTTAACCATGTGCTGGTATATTCAGTGGGCCAACGCGATCCGTCAAACTCAGCCAAGTAATAAAGTAAGTTGACACGTGAGTTTAAAATCATCGTTTCGTGAAAAGCAGAAGGGTCTTTTTGGTTCCAGCGTAAGGCCTCATCGTCTTCGAAACGACCAATTGCGCGGCCATAGCCCATTTTGGAGCTAGGTTCAATCGAAAAAGGCAGTTTGGTGTAAGGGCCGTCGGTTGTCAGCCAGTTTAGTTGAACGGTTTGATTGTTCAAGG is part of the Planococcus kocurii genome and encodes:
- a CDS encoding S-layer homology domain-containing protein, whose amino-acid sequence is MKTVNKLAVIILLITGIFGFASSSEATDIVPGSALEKEMKEMVQKGILTGYKDGTYKPTANVTREQFAAFINRALNLPAGIHPFKDVPKNSSLSNEIGAAYSAGLMVGVTDSTFRPTANITREQMAQTLKNVLEYQDMELIEKRIEFSDAEDFVSSGGIRAVFAIVHYEITEGMPDGKGGLKYGPKDIASREQAAAFIYRFLLAHEKASVPPILPDIPNDGSLYYLGYVDKGVLVKQQYGHKDYQLAVESFKKVPTAQVIFHGDEIIQMKSGLAFGNRVSGSGTKEVTTIYYDSQFTKQATYIEHGRELRYIDSTEEFVKVQVGGTIGYAKHSEVDFVPSELITNQDYYLKNKWGTLEHYQYNYVSKTRASHSIGPAPSEMAEGVKYYSKDGIHFANAAGVTQFVHYPYFQYQSVRTTTNYTAEQLDQYVMSKLKAVTTSSGTYKDAVNKSKLIGTGKYFIAMQNKYNVNALFMLSAAMHESAYGMSGNAQTKNNLFGIRVFDGSPHEGTVYSKPEASIDAFAREYMNRNYANPLGGYANGASPGNKTTGFNVSYASDPTWGAKVAGHMFRADLELGKKDIGQHKLGITNTASTNVRNAPNGPTVLYQFKRGNLGVNNAFGYPVVILDTQKATDGYTWYKVISDLNPEADTNNGVGWIRSDLVDPIN